In the Flavobacterium acetivorans genome, one interval contains:
- the lepB gene encoding signal peptidase I, with protein sequence MTLYQWFVFFLFIQIVHFLGTWKLYEAAGRKRWEAAIPVYNSIILMKIIGRPTWWTLLLFIPIINLIMFPVIWTETLRSFGKKSSLDTFLGIITCGLYIYYINYTQKLDYIADRSLHAENKTADTISSLLFAVIVATFVHTYFIQPYTIPTSSLEKSLLIGDFLFVSKVNYGARVPMTTVALPMVHDSIPLTKKKSYLNWPELPYLRLPGIEDIKRTDIVVFNWPVDTVHYFFEPKGRPGVIKPIDKKSNYVKRCVGIPGDSLSIKDGIVYIDGKILELPERAKPQFSYAVALDGKTPIDFEYLLKDMDITDDVGYKNESKDTLIFRALTAAGAERLKNVPGITAVTRIIAKGTEDGIFPHINDWNQDNMGPIYIPQKGKKVALTTQTLPFYKRIITDYEMNDNGEKNDLKVTGNEIRLNGKIVTDYTFKQNYYWMMGDNRHNSEDSRYWGYVPENHIVGKPVFIWMSWDTNGKGLNKVRWDRVFTTVNGEGQPQSYFKYFLIILAAFFVGEYFWKKRKENKN encoded by the coding sequence ATGACACTATATCAATGGTTTGTGTTTTTCTTATTCATCCAAATTGTTCACTTTTTAGGAACCTGGAAATTATATGAAGCTGCAGGAAGAAAACGTTGGGAAGCAGCAATTCCTGTATACAATTCAATTATTTTAATGAAAATAATTGGACGCCCTACATGGTGGACATTATTGCTTTTCATTCCAATAATCAACTTGATTATGTTTCCCGTTATTTGGACCGAAACATTAAGAAGCTTTGGCAAAAAATCGAGCTTGGATACTTTTCTTGGCATAATCACTTGTGGTTTATATATTTATTACATCAATTATACTCAAAAACTAGATTACATAGCGGACAGAAGCCTACATGCTGAAAACAAAACTGCTGATACAATCAGCTCCTTACTTTTTGCCGTTATTGTAGCTACATTCGTTCACACTTATTTCATACAACCTTATACTATTCCGACTTCTTCATTGGAAAAATCACTTTTAATTGGCGATTTTTTATTTGTAAGTAAGGTCAATTATGGCGCCAGAGTTCCTATGACCACAGTTGCTTTACCTATGGTTCATGATTCTATTCCTCTTACCAAAAAGAAATCCTATCTAAACTGGCCAGAACTGCCTTATTTAAGATTACCGGGAATTGAAGACATAAAACGTACCGATATTGTGGTTTTTAATTGGCCTGTAGATACTGTTCACTATTTCTTTGAGCCTAAAGGAAGACCGGGCGTAATAAAACCTATTGATAAGAAATCAAATTATGTAAAAAGATGCGTTGGTATTCCCGGTGACAGCCTATCCATCAAAGACGGAATCGTATATATTGACGGTAAAATCTTAGAACTTCCGGAAAGAGCTAAACCTCAATTTTCTTATGCTGTCGCTTTAGATGGAAAAACCCCTATTGATTTTGAATACCTGCTAAAAGATATGGATATCACTGATGATGTTGGTTACAAAAACGAATCAAAAGACACTTTGATATTCCGTGCGTTAACTGCAGCCGGAGCAGAAAGATTAAAAAATGTTCCTGGAATAACGGCCGTAACAAGAATCATTGCGAAAGGTACCGAAGATGGCATTTTCCCTCATATCAATGATTGGAACCAAGACAATATGGGCCCCATTTATATTCCTCAAAAAGGAAAAAAAGTGGCTTTAACAACCCAAACCTTGCCTTTCTACAAAAGAATCATTACTGATTACGAAATGAATGACAATGGCGAAAAGAATGATTTAAAAGTTACTGGAAACGAAATCAGATTGAATGGCAAAATCGTAACTGATTATACCTTCAAACAAAATTATTACTGGATGATGGGAGACAACCGTCACAACTCAGAAGACAGTCGTTACTGGGGTTACGTTCCCGAAAATCATATTGTAGGAAAGCCTGTTTTCATTTGGATGAGCTGGGATACTAACGGAAAAGGATTAAACAAAGTACGTTGGGATCGTGTATTTACAACCGTAAACGGTGAAGGACAGCCGCAATCTTATTTCAAATACTTCCTTATTATTTTGGCTGCATTCTTTGTGGGTGAATATTTTTGGAAAAAAAGAAAAGAGAATAAAAATTAG
- the dapB gene encoding 4-hydroxy-tetrahydrodipicolinate reductase, giving the protein MKIALLGYGKMGQVIERIALERGHEIVLRKDEHNTYEGLSNADVAIDFSVPTAAVSNISNCFHNNVPVISGTTGWLEHYDEMIALCNEKNGAFISSSNFSLGVNIFFELNEYLAKMMSKLDSYRVEMEEIHHTQKLDAPSGTAISLAKGVIENSAYTDWTLENPTENQIHIDAKRIGAVPGTHTVTYNSAVDSIEIKHTAHNREGFALGAVIAAEWIIGKQGVFSMKDVLELDK; this is encoded by the coding sequence ATGAAAATTGCTCTTTTAGGATACGGAAAAATGGGACAGGTAATCGAACGAATTGCATTGGAAAGAGGTCATGAAATCGTTTTAAGAAAAGACGAGCATAACACTTACGAAGGCCTTTCGAATGCTGATGTAGCCATCGATTTTAGTGTTCCTACAGCTGCAGTAAGCAATATTTCAAATTGTTTTCACAACAATGTACCTGTAATCTCTGGAACAACGGGATGGTTGGAGCATTATGACGAAATGATTGCTCTTTGCAACGAAAAAAACGGAGCCTTTATATCTAGTTCAAATTTTAGCTTAGGAGTGAATATTTTCTTTGAATTGAATGAATATTTAGCCAAAATGATGTCTAAACTGGACAGCTACCGTGTTGAAATGGAAGAAATTCACCACACTCAAAAATTAGATGCTCCAAGTGGAACTGCTATTTCATTGGCAAAAGGAGTTATAGAGAACAGCGCTTACACAGACTGGACATTAGAAAATCCTACAGAAAACCAAATTCATATAGACGCCAAGAGAATAGGAGCCGTTCCTGGAACACATACCGTGACTTATAATTCTGCTGTTGATTCTATCGAAATTAAACATACAGCTCACAACCGCGAAGGATTTGCCTTAGGTGCCGTAATTGCTGCTGAATGGATTATAGGAAAACAAGGAGTTTTCTCAATGAAAGATGTATTAGAACTAGATAAATAG
- the trxB gene encoding thioredoxin-disulfide reductase, with product MSDTIEKIKCLIIGSGPAGYTAAIYAARANMNPVLYQGMQPGGQLTTTNEVENFPGYVDGVTGPEMMVQLQAQAQRFGADIRDGWATEVYFSGDVHKVWINGSKELHCETVIISTGASAKYLGLASEQHYLKMGGGVSACAVCDGFFYRNQEVVIVGAGDSACEEAHYLSKLCKKVTMLVRSEKFRASKIMEERVRKTENITILMNHDTIEVLGDEQVVTGVKVLNKSTGDTFEIEATGFFVAIGHKPNTDIFKDYITLDETGYIVNTPGTSKTNVPGVFVAGDAADHVYRQAITAAGTGCMAALDAERYLASKE from the coding sequence ATGTCAGATACAATCGAAAAAATTAAATGCCTTATCATAGGTTCTGGTCCTGCAGGCTATACTGCAGCTATTTACGCTGCCAGAGCAAATATGAATCCCGTTTTATACCAAGGAATGCAACCAGGTGGACAGTTAACTACAACTAACGAAGTGGAGAATTTCCCGGGTTATGTTGATGGTGTTACTGGACCTGAGATGATGGTTCAATTGCAAGCACAAGCACAACGTTTTGGTGCAGATATTCGCGATGGTTGGGCTACAGAAGTTTATTTTTCGGGGGATGTGCATAAAGTTTGGATTAATGGCAGTAAAGAATTGCATTGCGAGACAGTGATTATATCTACTGGAGCTTCGGCTAAATATTTAGGTTTGGCATCAGAGCAACATTATTTAAAAATGGGTGGAGGTGTTTCTGCCTGTGCTGTTTGCGATGGGTTTTTCTATAGAAATCAAGAAGTAGTTATTGTAGGGGCCGGAGATTCGGCTTGTGAGGAAGCACATTATTTATCTAAACTTTGTAAAAAAGTAACCATGCTGGTTAGAAGCGAGAAGTTTAGAGCTTCTAAAATCATGGAAGAGCGCGTTAGAAAAACGGAGAACATCACTATTTTGATGAATCATGATACTATCGAAGTTTTAGGAGACGAACAAGTAGTAACCGGTGTTAAAGTGTTGAACAAGAGTACAGGTGATACGTTTGAAATTGAGGCTACTGGATTTTTTGTTGCTATTGGACACAAACCGAATACAGATATTTTTAAGGATTATATTACTCTGGATGAAACGGGCTATATTGTAAATACTCCGGGAACTTCAAAAACTAACGTACCAGGAGTTTTTGTTGCAGGAGATGCTGCCGATCATGTGTATCGTCAGGCAATCACTGCTGCAGGAACAGGCTGTATGGCTGCACTTGATGCCGAAAGATATTTGGCTTCTAAAGAATAA
- a CDS encoding DUF5683 domain-containing protein, whose translation MKKIISIGIFLFILGNAGVFAQVETPAFPAAKDSLKSNDIDPLTPAKAAFYSAILPGLGQAYNKKYWKIPLVYGAMGTSLYFYLDNNKKYHQYRDAYKRRLEGYNDDNFTYLDNNRLIAGQKFYQRNRDLSALVTLGFYVLNIIDANVDAALIQFNVDENLSVKPVIYPNDVTFKTNVGLTLNYSF comes from the coding sequence GTGAAAAAAATTATTTCGATAGGAATATTTCTTTTTATTCTAGGCAACGCGGGAGTTTTTGCACAAGTAGAAACTCCCGCTTTTCCTGCTGCTAAAGACAGTCTAAAATCAAACGACATAGATCCCTTGACTCCGGCTAAAGCAGCTTTTTATTCGGCCATACTACCCGGATTAGGTCAGGCCTATAATAAAAAATACTGGAAAATTCCGCTTGTCTATGGAGCCATGGGAACCAGTCTCTATTTTTATCTGGACAATAACAAAAAATACCATCAGTATAGAGATGCCTATAAGCGCAGACTTGAGGGATATAATGATGACAATTTTACTTATTTGGATAACAATAGATTGATTGCGGGTCAAAAATTCTATCAGCGCAACCGAGATTTATCTGCGCTAGTAACTTTAGGTTTTTACGTACTAAACATCATTGATGCCAATGTTGACGCAGCCTTAATTCAATTCAACGTAGATGAAAACCTATCGGTAAAACCGGTTATTTATCCCAATGATGTAACATTTAAAACTAATGTTGGACTAACTCTTAATTACAGCTTCTAG
- a CDS encoding ParB/RepB/Spo0J family partition protein, which translates to MAKAIKKQALGRGLSALLKDPENDIKSATDKNADKVVGNIIELEIDSIEINPFQPRSNFNEESLKELAISIKELGVIQPITVRKLDFNKYQLISGERRLRASTLVGLTTVPAYIRIANDNESLVMALVENIQRHDLDPIEIALSYQRLMDEIQLTQEQMSDRVGKKRSTIANYLRLLKLDPIIQTGIRDGFISMGHGRAIINIEDLDAQANIYQKIVSQNLSVRDTETLVKNYQESLKPKPATKAKSSSFEIDEDRKKVFTNYFGNKVEVKVAGNGKGKITIPFHSEEDFNRIIELIKG; encoded by the coding sequence ATGGCAAAAGCAATAAAAAAACAAGCTCTGGGAAGAGGATTATCTGCATTATTAAAAGATCCTGAAAATGATATAAAATCAGCGACTGATAAAAATGCTGATAAAGTTGTTGGAAACATAATAGAACTGGAAATTGATTCTATAGAAATCAATCCGTTTCAACCCAGAAGTAATTTTAATGAAGAATCATTAAAAGAACTGGCTATTTCCATCAAAGAGTTAGGAGTTATCCAACCGATTACAGTACGAAAATTAGACTTCAACAAATACCAATTGATTTCGGGTGAACGTCGTCTTCGCGCTTCTACTTTAGTGGGACTGACTACCGTACCAGCTTACATACGTATTGCAAATGACAATGAATCCTTGGTTATGGCTTTGGTTGAAAACATTCAACGTCATGACTTAGATCCTATTGAGATTGCGCTTTCGTACCAAAGATTGATGGATGAAATTCAGCTAACTCAAGAACAAATGAGCGACAGAGTAGGAAAAAAACGTTCTACAATTGCCAATTATTTACGCCTTTTAAAACTGGATCCAATTATTCAAACAGGAATTCGTGACGGTTTTATCAGTATGGGACACGGACGAGCTATCATTAATATTGAAGATTTAGACGCACAAGCTAATATCTATCAAAAAATTGTTAGCCAAAATCTTTCTGTTCGTGACACAGAGACCTTAGTAAAAAACTACCAAGAAAGTTTAAAACCAAAACCAGCAACCAAAGCAAAATCGTCTTCTTTTGAAATTGACGAGGACCGAAAAAAGGTTTTTACTAATTATTTTGGCAACAAAGTCGAAGTAAAAGTAGCCGGCAATGGGAAAGGAAAAATCACAATCCCATTCCACTCTGAAGAAGATTTCAACAGAATAATAGAACTAATAAAAGGATAG
- a CDS encoding ParA family protein yields the protein MGKIIAIANQKGGVGKTTTSVNLAASLGVLEKKVLLIDADPQANASSGLGIDVESVEIGTYQILEHSHTPMEAVIKCSAPNVDLIPAHIDLVAIEIELVDKENREYMLKKALESVKDQYDYILIDCAPSLGLLTLNALTASDSVIIPIQCEYFALEGLGKLLNTIKSIQKIHNPELDIEGLLLTMYDSRLRLSNQVVEEVQKHFNDMVFDTIIQRNVKLSEAPSFGESIINYDATSKGATNYLHLAQEIIKKNSK from the coding sequence ATGGGCAAAATCATTGCGATTGCTAATCAAAAAGGAGGAGTTGGAAAGACTACAACATCTGTAAATCTTGCCGCTTCACTTGGAGTTTTAGAAAAAAAAGTATTACTTATTGACGCTGACCCTCAGGCAAATGCCAGTTCAGGATTAGGAATAGACGTAGAGAGTGTAGAAATTGGAACATACCAAATTTTAGAGCACAGCCACACTCCTATGGAAGCTGTTATTAAATGTTCTGCTCCAAACGTAGACTTAATTCCAGCTCATATTGACCTTGTTGCCATCGAAATTGAATTGGTTGACAAGGAAAACAGGGAATATATGCTAAAAAAAGCCTTAGAAAGTGTAAAGGATCAATACGATTATATACTTATTGACTGTGCTCCTTCTTTGGGCTTACTTACCCTGAATGCATTGACCGCTTCTGATTCCGTAATTATTCCTATTCAATGTGAGTATTTTGCTCTTGAAGGTTTAGGAAAATTATTGAACACCATAAAAAGCATCCAAAAAATACACAATCCCGAATTGGATATTGAAGGATTATTACTAACGATGTATGACTCAAGATTGCGTCTTTCCAACCAAGTGGTAGAAGAGGTTCAAAAACATTTCAACGACATGGTTTTTGATACTATTATCCAAAGAAATGTAAAATTGAGTGAAGCGCCTAGTTTTGGAGAAAGCATCATCAACTATGATGCAACCAGCAAAGGAGCTACAAACTATTTACATTTAGCTCAGGAAATTATAAAGAAAAACAGCAAATAA
- a CDS encoding WbqC family protein, whose protein sequence is MHTLLHPTYFPSISHFTALVQAEKLIFEIEDNFQKQTNRNRTYIYSPNGIQLLNIPIKHSKLNRQKTKEIRIENDFDWQKQHFKSLESAYRSSPFFEYFEDDIRPIFEKKHDFLLDLNFKTLEVISKCLRMKFNFETTTEFFQETDPNEFLDFRFLTNGKKDSSVFEAYPQVFDDKHGFINNLSVLDLLFNEGKFTVDYLRNQKLFLK, encoded by the coding sequence ATGCACACCTTACTCCACCCTACTTATTTCCCCTCTATAAGCCATTTTACAGCTTTAGTTCAAGCTGAAAAGCTGATATTTGAAATAGAAGATAATTTCCAAAAACAGACTAATCGCAATCGTACGTATATCTATAGTCCTAATGGGATACAGCTTTTGAATATTCCCATCAAACATTCAAAATTGAACCGTCAAAAAACAAAGGAAATCCGTATCGAAAATGATTTTGATTGGCAAAAACAGCATTTCAAATCCTTAGAATCAGCTTACAGAAGCTCTCCTTTTTTTGAGTATTTCGAAGATGATATTCGCCCTATTTTTGAAAAAAAACATGACTTTCTGTTAGACTTGAACTTCAAAACTTTAGAAGTGATCTCTAAATGTCTTAGAATGAAATTTAACTTTGAAACTACTACAGAATTTTTTCAAGAAACAGATCCTAACGAATTTCTGGATTTTAGGTTTTTGACCAACGGAAAAAAAGACAGTTCCGTATTCGAAGCTTATCCACAGGTTTTTGATGACAAACACGGCTTCATCAATAATTTGAGTGTCCTTGATTTACTTTTTAATGAAGGTAAATTCACAGTCGATTATTTGAGAAACCAAAAGTTGTTTCTGAAATAA